Proteins encoded within one genomic window of Castellaniella sp.:
- the guaB gene encoding IMP dehydrogenase codes for MRLIKKALTFDDVLLVPAFSQVLPRDTRLTTQLTRGIQLNIPLVSAAMDTVTESRLAIAMAQEGGIGIIHKNLTADEQAREVARVKRHEFGIVIDPVTVTPTMKVRDAIELQRMHGISGLPVVEGGKLVGIVTNRDLRFEDRLDVSLREIMTPQEKLVTLREGATLEEAQALMHKHRLERVLIVNDKFQLRGLATVKDIVKNTEHPMASKDPQGQLRVGAAVGVGEGTDERVEKLAAAGVDVIVVDTAHGHSAGVIERVRWVKKHYPNIQVIGGNIATAAAARALAEAGADAVKVGIGPGSICTTRIVAGVGVPQITAIADVAQALEGTGIPLIADGGIRYSGDVSKALAAGASTCMMGGMFAGTEEAPGEVVLFQGRSYKSYRGMGSLGAMADGSADRYFQDPNNNVDKLVPEGIEARVPYKGSVIAIIYQLVGGVRASMGYCGSATIADLHTQAEFVEITAAGVRESHVHDVQITKEAPNYRAD; via the coding sequence ATGCGTCTCATTAAAAAAGCGCTCACTTTCGACGACGTTCTCCTGGTGCCTGCCTTCTCTCAGGTTCTGCCGCGCGATACGCGCCTGACCACGCAGCTCACGCGTGGCATCCAGTTGAATATCCCGCTGGTTTCTGCCGCCATGGATACCGTCACCGAATCCCGTCTGGCCATTGCCATGGCCCAAGAAGGCGGCATCGGCATCATCCATAAAAACCTCACGGCGGACGAACAAGCCCGCGAGGTCGCTCGTGTCAAGCGCCACGAGTTCGGCATCGTCATCGATCCTGTCACCGTCACGCCTACCATGAAGGTGCGCGACGCCATCGAACTACAGCGCATGCATGGTATTTCCGGCCTGCCTGTCGTCGAAGGCGGAAAGCTCGTCGGGATCGTCACCAATCGCGACCTGCGCTTTGAAGACCGCCTGGATGTGTCTCTGCGCGAGATCATGACTCCCCAGGAAAAGCTGGTCACCCTGCGCGAGGGTGCCACCCTGGAAGAAGCCCAGGCCTTGATGCATAAGCATCGCCTGGAACGCGTGCTGATCGTCAACGACAAATTCCAGCTGCGTGGCCTGGCGACCGTCAAGGACATCGTCAAGAACACTGAACACCCTATGGCCAGCAAGGACCCCCAAGGTCAGCTGCGCGTGGGCGCCGCCGTGGGCGTGGGCGAGGGCACCGACGAGCGCGTTGAAAAACTGGCCGCCGCCGGGGTCGATGTCATCGTGGTGGATACCGCCCATGGCCACTCGGCAGGCGTGATCGAGCGCGTGCGCTGGGTCAAGAAGCATTACCCCAATATTCAGGTCATTGGCGGCAATATCGCCACGGCAGCGGCAGCGCGTGCGCTGGCCGAGGCCGGTGCCGATGCCGTCAAGGTCGGGATCGGCCCAGGCTCCATCTGCACGACCCGCATCGTCGCGGGGGTGGGCGTGCCGCAAATCACGGCCATTGCCGACGTGGCCCAGGCCCTGGAAGGCACGGGCATTCCCCTGATTGCCGACGGCGGCATCCGCTATTCCGGCGATGTCTCCAAAGCCCTGGCGGCCGGGGCATCCACCTGCATGATGGGGGGCATGTTCGCCGGCACCGAGGAAGCTCCCGGCGAGGTCGTCCTGTTCCAGGGGCGCTCCTACAAATCCTATCGTGGCATGGGCAGCTTGGGCGCCATGGCCGATGGGTCGGCGGATCGCTATTTCCAGGACCCCAACAACAACGTCGACAAGCTCGTCCCCGAAGGCATCGAAGCCCGTGTCCCCTATAAGGGCAGCGTCATTGCCATCATCTACCAACTGGTGGGCGGGGTGCGCGCTTCCATGGGCTATTGCGGCAGCGCCACGATTGCAGATCTGCACACGCAGGCCGAATTCGTGGAAATCACGGCGGCCGGCGTGCGTGAATCCCATGTCCATGACGTGCAAATCACCAAAGAAGCCCCTAACTATCGGGCTGATTAA